DNA from Onthophagus taurus isolate NC chromosome 2, IU_Otau_3.0, whole genome shotgun sequence:
TAAATCCGGCGCACAAAAATTATCTTCGAGGTTTAACCTCAACTCATGaaacaacaaaagaaaatttaacttgGCAACAATGTTGCAGTTATTTTATCGGAATTATCGGAATTTTATCAATTCAAAGATACTATTAGGGATGGTAAAATATGCGATGAGGTTACAACAAACCATGAtaagcaattaaaaaattcaagacACTGAACTATGAGATCAATGACAAGATGTATGCAGAAcaattttaagtgttttcgagatattcgatatcaaagatttattattaacgaaaTATACTTTTACATTTGCTTTTTGTTACAGCGATATGAAGTGAAAATCACCTTTAAAAGCAGCTTCCTTTCTTATATATGGGGCGTCTTATATTTCTGTAACTCACTTTGTAAGATGTTAGATCAGTACAGTTTAGTATTGAACGAACAAAGCAACGAGATAATAATCATCTAATGTATACAGTTGACAATACGAAATCAAAGATAGTGTCCTGGTAACTTTGTCATAGATTGAGATCAATTTTAAGATCCATCCTGTTCATCTTGTATATCTTGCCAATCATGAAATTGACGTCATGTATACAGATGGCTTGTTTACAGACTGTCATTTTTCAAGgttcaaaatataaaaggTTGGCACCTTTTGTAGATACACTTAATTCATGCCCGGTTTATATTATTCTAGTCCAGTAGTCCAGCGAGTCAATCCAGTCCAGTGCGTGTTCACTGTTTAACGTAACCAGCACTGGATTGGTCGTCTACATTGTTTCAGTGACGCTAGAATGGGCGAACTGGAGTGAAAAAGTAGACCATGTCCCGTCTAGTGACTGAATTGCTCACTGGAATAAGTATAGGTACTCCAGTACATTGTTCTAGTATTGCAACAAACAAACTGATTTATATATAGTTTGATCTTCATCAATAAAACAGACTAACGTTAAGAGTTGCGTCTTATTACCAATATCAGTTAACAAATATGCACGAAACGTCAACTTCTAATtcaatcaaatttaatgagTCTCACAAATCTACGTGGTTCTTCTTCTATTTCTTTCAAGATTCTTCGACTTCGCCCGTtctaaaaaatgataacaataaaattcataTATAAAAATTCCTTATCCTAccttttttatatgtatttggATTATTCGATATTGGATTATTTAGAAAGTAAGAAAACATCTTTAACAATATCTCCCTGTTTTATTAACGttcaataaacattttatattttcattacCCATAAAACTTGGGTAATTCAAAATCCAACACGTCCATTAAAACATAATTGCTCACCATTTTATCTTCAAACATTATAGGTTGCTTTAATTCACATTGATTTCGGTCGTAAATCCCTCAATTCTGTCAATTTAATAGAAAGCTTCGATTTTTCTTCTTATAAACTGGTACGgcttgtaaataaataaataatccacAGTCTACACAAGTCTACACAATACCTGTACAGGTATAAATCGTGGCATTTTCTCAGACATTTAAAACCTCTTCCTATATCGGAGCGCCGCTAGAGTTCCGAAAATCTGGGTCAAGTGTACACCCTAAATGGCGATAATGGCCTCGTATGTCTCGTCTCCCTAACGAGTATGTTGTGTGCGGTCGATTCAATCGTCTCTTTGCGAAAACCGTTACGTTTTACTGAGGTCGTGGAATAATTATTTACAGGTCACAAAATGATaagaaattttcgaaaataacCATAAAACATATTCGAATAAAGTATCCACATAAATAGTAAGATTTTGCATGGATAACACGGAAAACGCGTGTATACAATCTAATGGACCGTCAAAAAGTCGTCGAAACACGATTTACCAATAATTCATGCAATTAACTCTTAACGCATACGCTTACAGAGAAaggtaaatttattacaaacacGACCCAGCATTTACTTCTACGTATCTTCTGCACACGACCGTGAGTCTTCAACTTTTCATGATGATGAGTTTAACGGCCGAAAAAAGTATACGGAAAGTTGTTCCAACGATTCTCGTGCGTATACTTTTACCAAAAATGacaggttatttttttttcttatctttcATTATATCCAAGTTAATAAGTGGAATTAGTAACTAACCCAAAAGCCGCCGCAGAAGACACGATGTGGAGAGACTTTCTCCCGTTCGCTTCGTGTCATTAAATGTaagaagaaaacttttataaggACTCCATTTTTGGGTCGTCGTTTGTAATTTATGACCAATTGCCGTCTTgctatttcaaaacggacggTTATCATCTCTCGGTAATTCGCTATTTCGCTGCGTTCTTAGCCTCCAGGCAACACGAGATAAACCATTATTATTACCGGTACGTGTAATGACTCGACAGCACCGTTTATGTTAATATATTAGGTATATCTCTTTGATACAAGATTCTACAATAATcttaacaatttcttatttaataacGAATACCAGATTAGTTTTTTTATGATGTATGGCACTCATGGTGACCTTTTgagtacaaaataaaatcgacAAACGAGAAGTAACCAAGACGTTGAATGGAGTTCGTAGAGATCTAAAGCATACAGTTATACGTGTATGAAGATAAGATCTGGTAATTATGCGAAACTCGCGCGATTAGAACGCGAAAGGGGCATACGTTTATAAAGCAGCGAGTTAAACACAACAGCTCTACTCTCGGAGCGGTAAATCGCAATTTATTAAAGCGAAAAGCCGCGTCGCCGAAACGAAACGAAACTGCTTGGACACGACGTGCGCTTTTTACCGTTACTCGCGCCGTGCCCAAAGCCATACGATAATACAAAAGAGGTCGCAAGGCGGTCTTTTAAAAGCTTTTACGTACCCAACTCGCCCGATGgtcaaaataataaacgcTACGTGAATTGGTTTTAAAACGGAGCTTATCGATTTACCAAAATAAACATAATGCCAAGTTAAGCTTATTTTAGTACCCAAAGAActtgaattatgatttttcTCTGGCaaaattatgataattaatGTACTTACGTTACGAGTTGGCTTCCTTAATCCATTTTTGATccttttttctcaattttgaCGAAaagtaaacatatttttttatttgacgtttgataaagtgaggttaagaAAATGATTATTCTTTATTGAAATCATtgttcgattattaattattaattttcattaaaactcTAGCACGTGTCAtttatcaatttctttttagaatttaaatataaaataatgtaagattttgatttttaataaatttttctttttacctATTTGTTACACCACCACCTATCATTCATTTTTGTAATTACTTATCCAAcaacttaaattaataaaataaatagtttattatttattagataatatcaatttaaatcaCAATTGACAATatcaaatcttttaaatattttttgaataaaataaatcataatttttgaaataattatcaGTCTTCGTAAAGTGTTATAGCACCATCTATCATTAATTCTCTAAATTATTTCTCTACCAatccaaattaatattttttaaatcaacaataaacttatttatttaaaaattactatttatgcacaaattatcaataatttattttttttaggtgcctaatatgtaaaaaaaacattatagttattaaattaatttttaacgccATCTATCggcaattttaaaacattactTATGAACGTCAagtaaacgtcaaatttaaacaCACCATCAGTGTCAAAACCGCCTGAAACGTAGTCAACGCGTAAAACTTGGAGCTCAAGATGTTTGTATACAAATAACTCGAACgaataaaatggataagatgtaAATGCGACCGACCTTGCAGCGTTTACGGTTCATTCGTTTTGATCAATCAATTAAAAAGTGTTAACAGTCGGGACTTTCGCGTGCGTATTATTCGTTTTGTGTTCGTTTAAAACTACTTCGGTAAGTTACTTAAAAACCTACGCCTAAAACGGACGACggattggttttatttttttttctacatcCGCCTTCGTTCGCTTTTTCTTAATactttaacctcaaaatatggGTTGACTCTGACAACCTGTTGCTTTTGAGAAACGGCAGCTTTCGACGATTTTTTGCTATACGATGTTCGACGATATTCACTTCAAAATTAAGTGATTTATAATGTACAAGCCGCCCGCAAATTCCAACCGGGTCAAAACGATCAAAATGCGTTTTGAAAATCAAGAAACAACAACAATCCAAAATACGAATGTTAGTGGTGTTAAGAAACATCACAGTGTTGGAGCTAAAGATCGAAAAGAAGATAGAAATAATGGATTGGGGCAGGTTGAAGACGATATAGAGTTAAAACCAAAGATTGAGATGAAAGAGAATTTAAAGTGTCAATTAAGTGATCctataaaatgtaatataaaacGTACTCCAGCATTTAGATTAGATAAAAACACATTTAAAGATAAAGATCATGGTTTTCAAAGACATTATTATGGTAgtattaaaagtaaagttGATAAGTTCAGGTTGATGGATGATACAAGACTGACGGGAAGCTGTGATAATGATAATTTTACAGACGATGATAAATCGGCGGTTAGTAGACTTATACAGTTCACAAAGGAACCAACAATTAATCACAATAGTTCTGTAATTAGTAATAATGATGCTAATTTAACtaattccaaaaatttgaatcaTGACCTAAATCAACttgtaacaaaaatgttatattcaGAACCAAAATCACAACGAAAACTTAAACTGGAAATGAATAAAAGTGAAGTTACAGAGACAATACATAACATAAAAACGCTGAAATTAACCGAAACTACTCAAAGTAAACCGAAGAACCAAATAGAAACAGCCGAAAACGTGATAGATATCTTAAAAAGTGCCGAATCTTTAAATGGAAGTGATACGATAAAAAACGCCTTAAAGCGGCCATTACCAGCTGGTCCAGCTCCGAAGAAACCGCCACGAACCTTCCAACATTCATCTCCAAATTCTCAAACCACTAATCGCAAATCATCAACTTTACAAATTGAAGATGATTTCGCAAAAAAGCTCAATGATACTCTTCAAAAACATGATACTcaatcaaaaacgaaaaaggaTCCGAAATATATGTTGGAAAAACTCGAAACtgctttaaaaaataataaaattaaattgcaaaaacaaaaaaattttgattattcaTCTGATGATGATAATTTAAGGTTAACGAAAAGCACCACATCATCACCTTTATTGAAAAGACTGAACGAAACGAATCaatctcaaaaatttaatttcggaTGTTTAAATTCAATGTGCACTAAACCTACTTATGAAACGATAGTTGAATCGAAGTCGTCGTTTTTTGTCGATAAAAATGAACCTATTTATGCTGAACCGTATCAGTTTGATgagattttaagaaaaaaagatgCAAATTCTGGTGACGCCAAAGAAAAGGAGCAAAGAAACAGTCTTTATTATATGGTGagtttgctttaaaacattttaaatacttCATTATCAATGCAAgctaatttttgttgttatctTTACCCCTATGTTATTCATTGTTGCAGTTATAAGTGATaagaaattgattaaaaataattttaatttttaatatttaaatattttagtagataagaaatatcaaaaaatctaTAACGGGAATATAGTGTGATAACAAACTTGGAGAACCTcgttatcttctttttaatatttatctcTTTTACCACTCTATTGACCTATAGATTATGCAGTCAATAAAGGTGCTTGTCACGTTGAAAACCCGTTATAAACAACAAACGGTATCTCagcgttttattttttctctaTCTATTAACACTTCAAATAAACACTTATTTAAAAGTGCATAAAATCCTAATTGTAACGCGACAAACGTTAgcttatttaaaagttttatttacatcTTTAAATGTTATGCGGAAGGAGAATAATTAATGACAATGACTCACAGTTGAATCATTTTTGCACTCATCAATTATCCATTTGTTGTTTATTCACGAATAGATTTCTGCAAACTTTAACTTCGACGCTGATGTGGTTTTGCCCAAGATCTAAATTAgcgtactttttttttatcttaaatgaGATTAAGTTCTTTGAATTTTTCGTTAGATTAAGTCTGATGATGATTAATATAAGCATAAGTTAATAACTTCTTATTAAATATTCCTAAGTTGTGTTTGATAGTTTAAATCAATTgaatatgaaacaaaaaatttgatactGCTGAGTTGGATGGATTAGGGACAGGGAAAATAGCTGGGACATgcttacattacattacataaatTACATATATTGGGCAGGCGGatcaaccaaccttgcaccgcgacctcAAAAATCTATTGTATATCGATAGAtaacattatcaaatttcaccgtgcaacCCATCTTAACGAATATAAGTGCCTTGCTCGGTGAAAAGTCATTCAAATCCTTtggggagataaactgcgacccgaaaatcgagaatctgatacgattaacagcagggcagtggcataaaacatgctcaaccgtctcctCGTCCTCCGCACACAGAATATGTTTAGCAGTCTCTGACTTGTCGTTGCAAAAGTCGACAATTTTGATcttcagcttgtccaatggctatgagataataatttaggGAGATGTAGCCGGTCAGAAACCCAGAAAGCGTCCTTAAGTCTCCTTTGCTAAGGCATCAGTgtcctggaagttctttccagtgCAAGGCTACCTTTGAGTCCTTCCATGTGATTATCACCTGTTTTAAGTGGCTTTGTTCTATCTTGTAGTCCACAGCCGGATTGGGctccaataaataaaaataaataattacagtACAAGGAACTCCTAAACGACTTATACCGCGACACTTCTGACATGTAAGTGTCCTAGGAGTATTTTAAGAAAGACACACCAGACGAAGTCGTTCAAAAGCAGGAAAGCTCAAGGTCACGATTGGGTTCTCCCATGTGTATTACGAAACCTCTTAAACTTTTGGTACATGTGAGCATCggaatatgtaataaaaagtacACATCTTCTTAATCTAAATGACCTTGGAATGCTAGAAAGGGTCTCATTGATCCAATGATGCGGAATTTCCTATGtatttattatgtatattGCAATTGCATACGATTATTTACCTTTACATTtgtattgataaattttatcatttttgttttaaaaaattttaactttgacATCTGAAGACGCCATCTATTAATTTACTAACCAATTATATCGCATGGTATGAAATCCCGCGATATTTAAAGtatgatttgaaattttaaaacggcATTTTTTACGTTACATAAAACCCCGCcacattaacaaaatttaattttagaatataGATTGTATTGCTGGGGTTTTAACAGGCAAAATCGACATACATACCTAATTTAACTTTGCGGTTTGCGACCTCTTCGGTACTTTCCCTGAAGGTCGCGTCGGTTTCCAACGCGTAATCTCTTAGTCTAAATTTATATCACAATCTAAACACATATCTTGCTTGCTCAGGAAATTCCCACTCCATAATCGTCCTTTTTCTGTGTCATTTGCAAACACGATGCACGTATGATATTTTATTGATCTCTTCATTCGTTGTGACAACTTCGAAGATATCAAACGCGTTCAAATTCACTGTTCTTTAACGCatatttaactaaaaaagTATGTTTTACTTACAGAGCAGCCCCATTTTGGGTCTTGAAAACGTCGAAAATAATTCGAATTTTAAAATGGATGACGTTGCCGATAAAGAAGgggtaagttttttttaaagtgaacataacctcaaaataaacAATCAAAGTGACTAAAAAAACgagtttaaaataagaaatcaatGAGGTGTGCCaattttattgattgattCATCTAAAAATAACTTCAAATTTAGTACACATTAAAGTTTCCACCTACACAACACCCATATTTAAAATCAAGTACGTTTGTTATTGTTACAAGTGTATTTTCGTCTGCTAAATTAGTCCTAACAAACAAATATATCTTGAAATTCCAACGAGTTGAATTTTAGGAGTTAAATCGAAGCAAATCTTTATCATTTAGTACATCGGATAGCGACTCAAACGCTTCAACGCCCATTGAATTGGCTAATTCTTCGAACAGTGCCTTTGTTAAAGATCTAATTAAATCATTCGAACACAAACAAAATGAACCGAGCAGGACGAAACGTGGTGGCGGTGTTTGTTTAAGAGAAAGAGCGAAATCTTTGGATAGAAACAATCTTTCAAATCGTTATGGGGTGGTTTGCGACATACAAACACCGCTGAAGGTGGTTCAAAGGGAGGAAAGTAAATTTGAGATTTATGTAAAGACAGTTAGGGCGTTTTCTATAAAAAGTATGACTGGTAAACAGTTGTTTCATTGTTGTTTATTGGTTGGTTTGGATGAAAAGTGTCCCTACATCAAATCAAAGTTTCCACCAAATGTAAGTTTTTCGAAAAAGCataaattatcatttaattttttttataatcatcTAGATTGAAATTCCTCCATACATTGAAAAGTTATGTTTTCCTGATAGTGAAGATCATAGAATAAATTATAGTGCCAAAGAACAATGTTACTCCTTAGTTGTAACCGACGAGTCCGGAGATAGAATATATGGTTATTGTCGGAGAGTTCTACCTGAAGGATCTTGTACCTGTCTTCCATTAGCTTAttgtatattaacaaaacatcGCGCGCCTCGATTTTATAAACGAATACTTCAAGAGCTTGAATCTCATCATGGTTTGCCTGATAAGCAACGAGAGGAATTGTTGAAGGAATTTCACCAATTGGAGTTTCCAAAACCGGGTCATTCAATCCGGTTGGATTtgagtaaaattattaaaagcgAAGTAAAATATTATGACACAAAAAATCCTACTTCACCAAAAGATCTGGAGaataataacgaaattaaTCGGAAAAGCGAGGAggatttaaaatcattttgcgTCGTTGAGCAACCATGTCCTCATGGAATTGTTAATTTAAGTGGAGGAAGAGGATCTGGGGAGAATGGGATGAAAGATAATTGTCCCATCTGTTCAGAAggtaaaatttattcatttaatacgacttaattttattattaatttccttttaGTGACATATCAAACTTTAGTGTTAACATTACACCAAGATATGAGATATGAAGAaactaatttgaaaaaattgtgtgAAACCTTACatgttaatttattacaaaaagtttttgaaaatttattattggaaagaaaggttatttttattagttgtCATTTGaggtaaatattaaaactagAGATGCACCAGGTATCTGGTTTTCCCAGTTTCAAACTGTATACTTAAGGTATCAGAACTTgatgttctatttaaaaagCAAATACAGTGAAGTACCGATTATCCGTGAACCATTTaaccatttaatttaattttaacagcAAATTCTTTACATACTCCCCCACGCCTAATtcgttttcaagaaaaaaaatctattatgtATCCGAAAAAAGGCGAACGGAGTAACCGAAACTAAAACAAATCTGGGGAAACCCAGGCGGATGATAACCCTATTTTCTCATATGGTGTGTTACTACAATGGTTTTTATTCTTTCTATGTAAATTCATGTTGCGTAGGTACTGTACTGTAGCGCGTTAGCCGCGCGGGTAGTTTTAACAgtggaaaaaaaattagaaattaataaaagatgtGAACATGGTGAAAGTGTCACTTTGCTTATTGTGTCATGTATTCAggtttagcagtcttaagagacgtacagctaaacccgaatgttactatttctaggtttagtgttagatctagttttagttcaataaaaatatacaacaatctatcATAAATAGGATAAGTTGAGGTTATGATACGTATGTTTTAAAGATACCCGGTGTAATCCCAGATTTGTGCTTCCTACCCAGTACCTGGCATTGTCAAAAACTGGTACCTGGTGCATCTCTAATTAAAacctttttaaatattaaaaagaatttatcctttttttttattttagtaaattatCTTCATGTATTGAAGCTGTGCAAAGTGTGCTCTACCCATTTTCATGGCCACACGCGTTTATTCCAGTTTTACCAAAAACCCGTTGGGAAATCGTTGAAGCACCAGCACCGCTTATTTGCGGTGTTTTATCAGTATCGGTTGTTAATGattacaaaattgaaaatgtaagtttattaattatattttaataattatttattactgaatttttttgttataaatatgttttaggCTATTGTAGTTGATTTAGATTCAAAAGATATTATTCTCGAAATTGAGGACGACGAAAAAATCCTTCCAGAGTGCGCAATAAAATCGTGGAAGAAAGGTTTAGTAGCTGCAAACAGTATAGTTACTTCAGAAAATGAACATAACGTTTTATTAAGCGACGCGTTTATTCGAGTTTTTATCCAAACTTGTGGCcattacaaagattttattaaagataacaGTTTTgatgtaagtttttttttgtttaattatttaataattaatttttatttatttttttagagggaaggtttcaaattatttccGAAAAGCAAAggaattaaacgatttttgcAATGGTTTACTCAAACCACCATGTTTGATCTCTTTATTGACGCCGTTTTAACAAATCCTGGTAgtttttacgtttttgacaATCGAATTAACATATATAGTTCACAAGATGCGACATTGATATtagaaaaaatgaaagattggaaaaaactttaaatctcaaattttttcaatacttcGACGCTGGCTGTTATATTACATTTTCAAGTTCTGTAAGattatatcaatatttattaatgcaataagctttaaaaatttttatttcaaaaactaggAGCTAATAAATAGCAGCTGGTTCAATAACACAAAAAGTattgttttatcatttcactatttagtatttatagtattatttttaaaataattgtttaatttaagctCTCTCAGAAACTTCCATTAGAAAGtgacatttttcaaatattccaTAATGTGCCTTATTtcgttttgtatatttatgtttctctctattgttagttattttttatactgttATTTTGTACCTGTTCGATGTGAACCATTCGATACTTagatgttttatatattacagatataaatattttaaaaaaatgattgtgTTTTATTATGAGAGGTTGGTAAAACAGATCACTATTTCTGTTAAGGGAAAATAGTTCATAGATGTTGCTTTGAATCAATAATTCTAactaaaataaagataatacgTCAATTTAGAAGCGAATTCCAAAAAATCTTACGAAATAATCACGCGCAAACCACGTTTCAACtataatttacttttaaataccGTTCATACATTCTATAACATAACCTTCGAATTACAcatcacaaaaattaaatctcttATCTCTCCTAGCGATTTTT
Protein-coding regions in this window:
- the LOC111427258 gene encoding DENN domain-containing protein 2B-like — its product is MYKPPANSNRVKTIKMRFENQETTTIQNTNVSGVKKHHSVGAKDRKEDRNNGLGQVEDDIELKPKIEMKENLKCQLSDPIKCNIKRTPAFRLDKNTFKDKDHGFQRHYYGSIKSKVDKFRLMDDTRLTGSCDNDNFTDDDKSAVSRLIQFTKEPTINHNSSVISNNDANLTNSKNLNHDLNQLVTKMLYSEPKSQRKLKLEMNKSEVTETIHNIKTLKLTETTQSKPKNQIETAENVIDILKSAESLNGSDTIKNALKRPLPAGPAPKKPPRTFQHSSPNSQTTNRKSSTLQIEDDFAKKLNDTLQKHDTQSKTKKDPKYMLEKLETALKNNKIKLQKQKNFDYSSDDDNLRLTKSTTSSPLLKRLNETNQSQKFNFGCLNSMCTKPTYETIVESKSSFFVDKNEPIYAEPYQFDEILRKKDANSGDAKEKEQRNSLYYMSSPILGLENVENNSNFKMDDVADKEGELNRSKSLSFSTSDSDSNASTPIELANSSNSAFVKDLIKSFEHKQNEPSRTKRGGGVCLRERAKSLDRNNLSNRYGVVCDIQTPLKVVQREESKFEIYVKTVRAFSIKSMTGKQLFHCCLLVGLDEKCPYIKSKFPPNIEIPPYIEKLCFPDSEDHRINYSAKEQCYSLVVTDESGDRIYGYCRRVLPEGSCTCLPLAYCILTKHRAPRFYKRILQELESHHGLPDKQREELLKEFHQLEFPKPGHSIRLDLSKIIKSEVKYYDTKNPTSPKDLENNNEINRKSEEDLKSFCVVEQPCPHGIVNLSGGRGSGENGMKDNCPICSEVTYQTLVLTLHQDMRYEETNLKKLCETLHVNLLQKVFENLLLERKVIFISCHLSKLSSCIEAVQSVLYPFSWPHAFIPVLPKTRWEIVEAPAPLICGVLSVSVVNDYKIENAIVVDLDSKDIILEIEDDEKILPECAIKSWKKGLVAANSIVTSENEHNVLLSDAFIRVFIQTCGHYKDFIKDNSFDREGFKLFPKSKGIKRFLQWFTQTTMFDLFIDAVLTNPGSFYVFDNRINIYSSQDATLILEKMKDWKKL